The genomic interval CGGTCCGCCCGAGTCACGTCTCCAGCCCAATCCCTGAACACCCCTCCGGTCGCGGCGTCCGCCGGGCACGGACCTCGTCCATCTTCAACTGCTCACGCCACGTCTCTGACCGGACGGATACCTTACAGCGCTACGCACTTACGGGGAAGCAGGCACCGGCAGATCGGAACCACGACAGAACCGGGGCAAACTCATCTCCGGTCAAACACCATCAAGAGGAAGCTTCTCCTGATTGGCGTGAGGATCTGGTCGGGTGAGGATGAGGTATTCTGAATGAATAGGCGCGCCATCATTGAGTTCACCAATCGTGCCCTCTTTGACCACTCCGCTCGCGAGCATTCTCGCTGGATCTACGCCCCAAGTCTCCGCAGCTTCCTCAGCGAGCCAAGCGGCTAGCGAGCAGGGGACCCGTTCGTAGCCCCAGGTCATGAACCCAAGAGGTTTCTTAGGCTTCGGGGGAACCCCTTGTGCAATGACCTCAAACCCCAGTCGGAACCCATCGTCGTCCGAGCCCGCCGCGATGACGATGTCCTTGGGCTGCTTCCAGTCATCCAGACATTGACTGAAGTCGACGGTCTCTTCGTTGCCATAGCGACCCGTAATCTCAAAGTCGTCTGACAGAACAATTCGAATGGAGCTGCCCGGCGCAGTATCTTTCAACCAGCCTCGCACTTCCTCCATGGCTACAAATCTTCCATTCAAAATGAAGATTTCGAGAGGTTCCGGGCGAACCCCGAATCCGAGAAGGAGCAGGGACACTCGCAGTTTCCCGAATGACGACCTTTCACTTCTGTAGAATCTGTCGAGGGATTTTCCTACTGCGTCGCGAATATCACCTGCCGTCGCAAGTGGCTGAGCGTCGCGCCTGCTGAGATCTGGATTCTCCGCAAGTAAGAGCCCTCGAAAGCTCGCTCCGCGCGTGCTTAGAGTTGAGAGCCCGCCTACTGTGAATTCGCCTGAGCGGTTTCTGAGGTAAGAAGTCTCTAACTGGATCCTGCCGACCAACTGGCCCTTCGCATAGACTGTCAATTCAGGACTGTCATTTCCGACCGAGCGACGCGAAGTCCCTTCCACTCTGGAGACCAACTGGTCGAAGGGCAAAGTCTTCCAGTCGTCGGCATTAATGACTGGTTGTGGCTCAACATCCTCTTGAGACGCACAGAACACAGGAACGTCCAATGCTGGCGCAACGCGCCCCACAAGTCGTGAGAGCAGCGATCTCGCGTCTTCTTCTTCGCCACCACTTCCGCTCAAGACGCCTTGTTCACTTTGAGGCGCTTCGTCCAAATAGACACGGACTCGAGTGCCTCCATCAGTCATTCTTTCAAACTTGTCGCCCGCAACTGGGAGCCGCATAAATGGACGCGAGTTCCCCGCCATGTTCATTTCAAGCACGCGGGTAGATTCCTCTCCCCTCTTGTAAGGGCGCGTCACAACCCGAACTTTGCGTCCGAGCATGAAGACCGAAAAGAAGCCGATGCCAAATCGACCCGTCGGAGAAAAACCGCTCGAGAGAAGGCCTGGATGTTCCTTCTGTGCAAGGGTTGATCTCCAATACGTCATTCCAAAATCCAGGAGAGGCCCCTTGAGGACTTCTTCTGACATGCCAAGTCCGTTGTCTTCGACTTGCAGCCACGAACCTGTCTCATCGCTCCCCAGGCGCACAACGATTTTGCCGGGCCCGAACTCCCTCTCCGTCAAGGCGACGCGCGCATGAATCGCATCTCTCGCGTTGCCAATCAGTTCCCGAATGGGCGCATTGAGATTGTTGCCATAGAGGGCCCTGCCTCCAAAGCGCTCGATGACAGCGTAGACATCCGAGATTCGCACACGGGTATCGATGGGCTCCCACCCCTGAGTCCTTACCTTTTTCGCCAATCGGTCCGGGCTGCCTATGCTGGTGACAGAATGCGCCGAAAGTCGATAGTCGCGCACGCTCCGAAGCGCCGCATCCACGCCGTGCAACTCGTCGTCGACCATCTTCAGCGTGTCATAGCAGAGCCACCATGCGTCGCGCTCATCAGCGGAAAAGGCGCGTTTCGACTCGAAGACGAGCTGCTCGTTCCTCACTGTAGGCGGCAGCAGCCTTTCCTGGAATGTCCAGTGCTTGGCGGACTCTCCCACTGGCCGGCGGAATGCTCGGACGATGGGCGGCGCACGGCGACTATCGAGATGCATGGCATCAGCGACCCTCAGAACACAGGCGATCTTCAGTGCATCGACTTGCCAATCTGAAGGGATGACTGAAGAAGTGCCAATCCGCTCGCCCAACTCGGAGAGGACCTTCGACATTGGCCAGTGGTGACTATGCGCAATGACGCCTATCAAAGGACCGAAATCATCTCGCAAGTCCTCATCATCGAGCAGGTAGATGCGCTCGCCCTTTCCACCGACCTTGAAGAACCCCTGCGTCGCGAGTCTCTCCGCTTGTTCGGCGTGGACTGCTCGCAAACGACTGAGGAGAATGTCGGGATAGAGTTCCGCATTCGGCTTCTCACACTCCTCATGCGTTGGCCGTCGACTATATGCCTTGAGGTATGCGGAGTGAACCAGGTCATCCCACTCCGCCCCCTTTAAGTCCGTGAGCCCATTTGGAAATGCTGCGACCGCATTTGCCAGATCGTGGAGCAGCACGGCTCCTCCGAAAACGAAGGCCTCGGCTGGATTGAACTTCACCGTGCCTGCAATGAGGTCCGCCATCTGCCAGAGCGCGTCGAGGTGACGCACGCTGTGGTCGGTCAGTTGGGCCACGTCACGAGGAATCTCCTCCGCGAGAAGCGCAGCCTTCTTGCGAAAGTTCGTCAGAGCAACGACGAGCTGCTTCCGCTCCTCGGCATGCCTCTTCTGCCGTTTGGATTCGAATGCCTGCTGCCACAATTTCGAGTCTTCAACGCGCAAGGCCCTTCACTTCCTCCTGAATCAGTCGATTCTAGGTCCCGCGCTCCACACGACCCTAGAACTTTCTGACCTATAAGAAAGAGCGAACAGTGTAGGCGTCCCCCACCAAAGTGTAATGCGCTGAAGAAGCTCGATGAGCATGGACCTGTGCCTACCCAAAATTTGGTAGCTGCCGTCATGGGGGCGTCAAGGCGAGCGAGCGAGGCGCGTGGGGCCGAGGCCACCGAGTGCCTTTAGCGGCGCACGGGGAGCGGCTGCGACGCGTACAAAGCTGCTGCTGCGCACGGCCTGTCTCGACACCGCCTGCGGAGGCCTGCCCTCGCAGGTCGTGGACGCCGGCCGAGCGGGCCGCGATTGGCCCAGGAGCCCCAGGACAGCGACTCGCTCGTCCCAGATCCCACGCGCGGGTCGCGGCCATGCGACCTTCACCTGCCCCATGCTTCGCCCACGAGCCCATGCGCGCCGCCGCCACGCACTCTTTGTGAAGCGGGCGCCGAGAGGAGCAGAACCACGGACGGGAGGTCACCCACCATGTAGTTTGCGGACATTCAATCGGTCCCCGATTGAAGGGGCCCCCAGCCCCCTCTTTGAAACCTCTGGATATCACTCGGTTTTCGGCCCTCAGAGAGTTTGAGTCCTCTCAGAGAACCACCGAGAACGAGTTCGCGCAGGGCTTCATTCGGGGAGCTGATTGAAAGGCCCTACCAACCGGTAGGGCCTTTTTTGTTTAACACGGGCCTCGCGATAACATCGCGGGGCCTTCGTGCTTAAGCCCCTGAATCACAAGGGAATTTGCCTGCAGTGCTGAGAACGGTGCTCTGGGCCCGCTCCAACCAAGAGCGAGACTCGCCCGATTCTTCGCCGCTACGCGGCCTCTCCGGAGGCCTCTTTCGCCCAATTTGGGGAGAGAGCGGCCGAGAGCGTTTAACAAGTCCCGTTAAATTGTAGCTCAGCCGTTCTGACAATTCTGGGCTTTCGATGTCGTACCTTCCAGGGATACACCTCTTCCCTGATTCCTAAACGGCCGCCCCTCCCTCCGCCACCGCGCACCTGTTAACCAAGAGCACGAAGGCACGACCAGACTTATCGAGTAGTCGCGATACCGTCGCGAGGCGCAGACCCTCTGAGACGCCTCTTGGACCACCTCCGCTGCGCTTCTCGATCGGCACAGCGTTGTCCTGCCAGCCTGCGCTCCTCTTCGCTGGACGAGTGCCCTCCAATGGGATTCCGGACCGAGAAGACAGCCCGTGGACGCGCCCGCGCTTTCCAGCCTCTGCGCAGAGCCCGCCAGTGGCGCCTCCGGCGCCAGCATCCGCTCAAGCCTCAGGTGGCCCGAGAATCCCAGGGCATGTCAGTGGGCCAATCCAAAAACACGCTCCACAAACGGCTTGCCGCCTGGGCCGCACCCGAACTCCTCCTCATCGATGAACTCGGCTATCTCAGCTTCGATGCTCGGGGGGCCGACCTCCTCTACCAAGTTTTCAACAAGCACTACCAACGCGCCTCCACCATCGTCACCACCAACCTCCCTTTCAAGGACTGGGGCAAGCTCTTCCACAACAGCGCCGCTGCCTCCGCCATCGCGGACCGGCTCGTGCACAAGGGACTGCTCGTCCGGATTTCTGGCAAGTCTCGCCGCTCGGACCAGGAGCAAGAGCTCGACGCGGCCTGATTCAATCCCTCCGCAGCTCTGACGGCCGGCAAGCGTCGCGCGCTCGTGATCGCTCTGCCGGCCGTCCTGCGTCCACCGATCGCGGCTCACGCGATCAAAACGCCGCGCCTTCTCAAGATCGTCTCCAACGCGCGCGTGGCACTGGACGCGAATTTCCAGTAGCCCCAGGTGGATGCAGCACACACGGACGCGCTTCAATACGAACCTTGTACGCCATCGAATGGCTGGCCCTGGGCGCCTTTTTGGGGCCAGCCCCCAGTTGGCACTCGGAGCTCACGAGACTGGGGAGCCACCCTCGCGAGCAGAGAGGATACGGGCCCACGGCTCGTCGATGTCGGCGAGCCCCAGGACAGCGACTACATTGTCAAGCATTCCGGCACCGAACCAGCGTCGCACGGCGGCGTCGTCATTGCCAAGCATCTGTCGAACGATATCAACCTGCTTTGCGTAACATCGGCGTACGGCCTCCCCCACAAGCGGCTCACCCACCGCACAGTTGGCTTGCATGAGGAAGCGCAGGATTGTCCGATCTGCGACGAGAGTGGCGTAGGCCCTACGCACATTGTCGAACACGAGCTTGCCATCCCCCACGTCTCGCGAGTGCGAGACCAAGGTGTCGGCCATCACAACGGAGACATGGTCAACCACTGCCGCAAAGAGCGCCTCCTTGTTTGAGTACAGACGATAGAGATACGGCTGAGAGATGCCAACCAACTCGGCAATCTCGTGGGTCGTCGTGCCGTAGAAGCCCTTCTGCGCAAAGCACCTGATCGCAGCGGCCACGACGGCCTGACGTCGCTCAGTGCTCTTCATACGTGCCACGTAAGCATCCACCAACGAGTTCCATCAGTCGCCGAAAGTCACGCCAAGGCCAGGACCGGACGCAACGTTGGTGGGGGTGAGCGCTTCGATGGCCACGAGCGGGTTCCAGTAGTCGAGGTAGTGGGTGATCCGCGCGTCCTCATCGGTTCGGACCACCGAGATGCACTTCTGCTCGTATGGCTTGCCGGTCGTACGCGCTGTGCCCGTCGAGCGGAACTCGGCAACCACGAGACGGGGATCAACCGTGTCGTGGAAGACCAGGTCGACGAACTGCACGTCGAAGGTCTTGGGAAAGTTGCTCATGTGCGCGAGCAGTGCGTCGCGCCCCGTTACCTTTGTCGGCACCCCGGCGGGAGCGAACGGGAACTCGAGGACCGCATTCGGGGCAAACAGGCCCACCCATTCCTCGGTGCGTCCTTCAGCCGTAAGACGCAGGTGCTCGGCGACCGTGCGCTGAGCTGCAGCGCGGCATCCGGTGACGTCTTCGATTGCGCTCACGCTCGACTCCATCAGTTAGTGGTCGACCAATAACTAATCTTGCAACTTGGTCCCGTCAAGCTGTGCCTTCCCAAAATCCGGTTGCTGCGTCATGCGTACATCAGGGCGAGTGAGCGAGGCGCGCACGAGGCAGGTGCGCGCGAGTGGCTGTGATGTGGGGCTACCACCGAGGGGGGCTAAACTGCCGACGTCTCCTCCTCGACAGCCCTCTCTGCCAACGTGAGTGAGACAGTTCGTACCCAGCAGTTTAGTGTGCAGGGCGACCCAGGCAGGGACGATGAATCCGGTGGTGAAAGAGGCTCGGGTTGGGGAGACCGAGGTGGTGGAGAAGGCAAAGCGTCGTCGCTTCAGCGCGGAGGACAAGCGGCGCATCCTCGAGGAAGCGGACCGGTGCACGAAGCCCGGAGAGGTGGGCGCACTTCTGCGCCGTGAGGGGCTGTACTCCTCACTGTTGAGCGTGTGGCGACGTCAACGCGAGGCCGGAGGACAGGCCGCCCTGGAGCCAGTCAAGCGAGGCCCCCCGGCGAAGGTGCCCGCGCCCGGGGTCCGGAGAATCGCCGAGTTGGAGAAGGAGTTGGCGCGTGCCCAGGCGAAACTCAAACGCGCCGAGGCCCTGTTGGACCTCCAAAAAAAAGTATCGGAAATCCTGGGAGTGGAACTGCCCAAGCCAGACGAGGAGCCCTGATGGCGGCGGCACGAGAGGCCGTGGGAGAGCTGGGAGTCTTTCCGGTGTGCCAGGTGATGGGCCTGTCGCGAGCCACCTTCTACCGGAGCCTGCGGCCGACGCAGGGGGCGGCCCGTGGACGTCGCCAGCCAAGGGCCTTGTCCGCCGAGCAGCGGGCCGAGGTGCTCCGCGTACTGCACGAGCCGAGATTCGCGGATGCGGCGCCCGCGGAAGTCTACGCGCAACTGCTCGATGAAGGGCGCTACCTGTGCTCGGAGCGGACGCTGTACCGGGTGCTGGCCGAGAACCAGGAGGTACGAGAGCGCCGCAACCAACTGCGCCACCCCAACCATCCGGTGCCCCAGGTGCACGCGACGAAGCCGAACGAACTCTGGAGCTGGGATATCTCCAAGCTGCACGGCCCAGGAAAGTGGACGTACTTCTACCTCTACGTCGTCCTCGACGTGTACAGCCGCGCTGTCGTCGGTTGGATGGTGGCGCACCGCGAGTCGGCCGCGCTCGCCCAGAAGCTCCTGGCGCAAACCTGCGAGCGCCAGGGCATCCAACCTGGCCAGCTGACGATTCATGCGGACCGTGGCTCCTCCATGACGTCCAAGCCCGTGGCTCTGCTGATGGCGGACCTCGGCGTGACGAAGACGCACTCCCGGCCCCACGTCTCCAACGACAACCCCTTCAGCGAGGCCCACTTCAAGACGCTGAAGTATCGGCCCGACTTCCCCCGCGTCTTCGGCTGCCTCCAGGATGCACGCGGCTTCTGTGCCGACTTCTTCCGTTGGTACAACGAGGAGCACCACCACTCGGGACTGGGTCTGCTCACCCCTCACGACGTCCACCACGGCCTGGCCCACGCGCGCCTCTCGGCCCGCGCCGTCGTCCTCGAGGCAGCCTTCGCCGCTCATCCCGAGCGATTCCCCCACGGACTCCCGAAGCCCCAGGCCCTTCCGAACGCTGTCTGGATTAACAACCCCGCGCACCTCCCCAACTCAAAGGCGGCTGCGCACTAATCTCTCAGTTTCACTGTCTCATTCACGTTGACAGGTTCCGCTTCCCTTAGCTCTATCACCTTGGCTCCGTACCCCGGGCACTGCATCTCACGCGTCTCGGGCGCATCTTTCCCGAGCGACAGGTGCGTCCGGCTCGCGTTGTAGTAGCGCTGGTACTCGCGCAGCAGGCGCCGAGCGTGGGCTTCGTTCAGGACGACGACAGGGTCCAGCAGCTCCCTACGTATCGAGCCGATGACTCTCTCCGTATAGGGATTTTGCCACGGACACCGTGCTGCACTCGGCACCTCGCGAATCCCCAAATGGGTAAGGGTGGCGTGAACGCCCTCGGAGTGGAGCTTGTCCCTATCTCGATACAAGTACCTTGGAGCACTGGCCCAGGGAAAGGCTTCTCGCAACTGCTGCTTCGTCCATTCCTCCGTCGGGTGCGCTGTCACATTGAGGTGGAGGATTCGCCTGTCCCGGTGGCGCACAACCACAAATCCCAACAACACTCCAAACGTCGCAGTCGGAATGACAAAGAAGTCCATCCCCGCGGACTCCGCCAGATGCAAGCGCAAGAAGTTCCGCCATGTTGGTGATGGTTTCGGCGCTCCCCTTCTCGGTCTGGACATGTAACGAGCGACCGTTGTCTGGCCTACCTCCATCCACAACTTCAGCATCTCCCCGTGAATGCGCGGGCACCCCACGTCGGGTTAGCATCGGCCATGCGCCGAATCAATGCGCGCAGTTCCGGAGTTGCCCGAGGCCGCCCCACCCGGCTCCGGGACTTCCAGAGCCAGAAGAGCCGAAAGCCCATCCGATGCCACTTCACCACAGTCGCCGGCTGAACCAGGCACAGTGGCCTGCGCCAACCCTGCCAGAGACGCTGGAGAACGACCCAGAAGACCCGGTCACGCCGGGCAAGCCTCGGGGATGGGCGCTTCTCTCGGACGAGTGCGAGTTGCTGGCGAAGAGCCAAGTTCTCCAGCGCCAGATCCGAACGGCTCCGCAGGACCGAGCGCATCGACTCGACCAGCGCCTTCAAGAAGACCCGCCTTTTGCCATTCCTGCCGACCGTAGCTGGCAGGTCAAAACTCGGCCACGCCCTGTCACGCGCCGCTTGGCGCAATATAGACAGCCCCGCACGCTCACCCACTTCCACCCCGTCTGTCTCCCATGCATTGGGTCCCTGAACTCAT from Myxococcus stipitatus carries:
- a CDS encoding HD domain-containing protein encodes the protein MRVEDSKLWQQAFESKRQKRHAEERKQLVVALTNFRKKAALLAEEIPRDVAQLTDHSVRHLDALWQMADLIAGTVKFNPAEAFVFGGAVLLHDLANAVAAFPNGLTDLKGAEWDDLVHSAYLKAYSRRPTHEECEKPNAELYPDILLSRLRAVHAEQAERLATQGFFKVGGKGERIYLLDDEDLRDDFGPLIGVIAHSHHWPMSKVLSELGERIGTSSVIPSDWQVDALKIACVLRVADAMHLDSRRAPPIVRAFRRPVGESAKHWTFQERLLPPTVRNEQLVFESKRAFSADERDAWWLCYDTLKMVDDELHGVDAALRSVRDYRLSAHSVTSIGSPDRLAKKVRTQGWEPIDTRVRISDVYAVIERFGGRALYGNNLNAPIRELIGNARDAIHARVALTEREFGPGKIVVRLGSDETGSWLQVEDNGLGMSEEVLKGPLLDFGMTYWRSTLAQKEHPGLLSSGFSPTGRFGIGFFSVFMLGRKVRVVTRPYKRGEESTRVLEMNMAGNSRPFMRLPVAGDKFERMTDGGTRVRVYLDEAPQSEQGVLSGSGGEEEDARSLLSRLVGRVAPALDVPVFCASQEDVEPQPVINADDWKTLPFDQLVSRVEGTSRRSVGNDSPELTVYAKGQLVGRIQLETSYLRNRSGEFTVGGLSTLSTRGASFRGLLLAENPDLSRRDAQPLATAGDIRDAVGKSLDRFYRSERSSFGKLRVSLLLLGFGVRPEPLEIFILNGRFVAMEEVRGWLKDTAPGSSIRIVLSDDFEITGRYGNEETVDFSQCLDDWKQPKDIVIAAGSDDDGFRLGFEVIAQGVPPKPKKPLGFMTWGYERVPCSLAAWLAEEAAETWGVDPARMLASGVVKEGTIGELNDGAPIHSEYLILTRPDPHANQEKLPLDGV
- a CDS encoding ATP-binding protein is translated as MGFRTEKTARGRARAFQPLRRARQWRLRRQHPLKPQVARESQGMSVGQSKNTLHKRLAAWAAPELLLIDELGYLSFDARGADLLYQVFNKHYQRASTIVTTNLPFKDWGKLFHNSAAASAIADRLVHKGLLVRISGKSRRSDQEQELDAA
- a CDS encoding TetR/AcrR family transcriptional regulator, which codes for MKSTERRQAVVAAAIRCFAQKGFYGTTTHEIAELVGISQPYLYRLYSNKEALFAAVVDHVSVVMADTLVSHSRDVGDGKLVFDNVRRAYATLVADRTILRFLMQANCAVGEPLVGEAVRRCYAKQVDIVRQMLGNDDAAVRRWFGAGMLDNVVAVLGLADIDEPWARILSAREGGSPVS
- a CDS encoding nuclear transport factor 2 family protein, which produces MSAIEDVTGCRAAAQRTVAEHLRLTAEGRTEEWVGLFAPNAVLEFPFAPAGVPTKVTGRDALLAHMSNFPKTFDVQFVDLVFHDTVDPRLVVAEFRSTGTARTTGKPYEQKCISVVRTDEDARITHYLDYWNPLVAIEALTPTNVASGPGLGVTFGD
- a CDS encoding IS3 family transposase (programmed frameshift), which gives rise to MNPVVKEARVGETEVVEKAKRRRFSAEDKRRILEEADRCTKPGEVGALLRREGLYSSLLSVWRRQREAGGQAALEPVKRGPPAKVPAPGVRRIAELEKELARAQAKLKRAEALLDLQKKVFGNPGSGTAQARRGALMAAAREAVGELGVFPVCQVMGLSRATFYRSLRPTQGAARGRRQPRALSAEQRAEVLRVLHEPRFADAAPAEVYAQLLDEGRYLCSERTLYRVLAENQEVRERRNQLRHPNHPVPQVHATKPNELWSWDISKLHGPGKWTYFYLYVVLDVYSRAVVGWMVAHRESAALAQKLLAQTCERQGIQPGQLTIHADRGSSMTSKPVALLMADLGVTKTHSRPHVSNDNPFSEAHFKTLKYRPDFPRVFGCLQDARGFCADFFRWYNEEHHHSGLGLLTPHDVHHGLAHARLSARAVVLEAAFAAHPERFPHGLPKPQALPNAVWINNPAHLPNSKAAAH
- a CDS encoding integrase core domain-containing protein — its product is MDFFVIPTATFGVLLGFVVVRHRDRRILHLNVTAHPTEEWTKQQLREAFPWASAPRYLYRDRDKLHSEGVHATLTHLGIREVPSAARCPWQNPYTERVIGSIRRELLDPVVVLNEAHARRLLREYQRYYNASRTHLSLGKDAPETREMQCPGYGAKVIELREAEPVNVNETVKLRD